The Hyla sarda isolate aHylSar1 chromosome 3, aHylSar1.hap1, whole genome shotgun sequence genome contains the following window.
gggggatatttatcaaaggatttagactggtttttccggTCTAAATTTTTTGCACAGAAAGTCGTtataaatatgtgcgacttttcttcgacttttgcttcagaggatttttagtgcatgatgcattctagtctattttagacagaaaaatacattggtgctgaatttatcgaaAGTGACTTTTCAGTGACAAGTCTCATAGGCTGAAggtacactgaaatgtcagaccatgctggagcaggtttaaatacaggctaaagcatagatcccgaagtctgtgcacagaatttatcaagagccgtgcgaccttttgataaattaggctcacaatagaccagcctgaccctctgtagtttggtctatattgatgcaggacatagacagctttgctaaatctcccccaatgttaccTAAAAGAAGCAATTCCTGGAATCCCTTGTAGGTGTGGAGTTTCAAACTTTAAGGCATTGTGTGATTGCCCTTCATGTAAAAGAATGTCCTATAATACTATATTTCTTTCAGCGGCCACAGCAGGGTTATCATCTACGAACAGTTGATTTCTGGGAGTCATAATCATACCTACTGATCAGATAGAACAGAGGTTCCCAAACTTATCTGTACACACTGAATTAaaccacatacattacattacacacacacagctccgtgACACACATGTTGTGTTTCATAAATACAAGTACCTATTCTTTAGTTCTATTTGTTCTGACTTCTCCCaagcatgtgactgatcacattgtTGTGCAGATGTCTGCGCAAAatgtgtttttggaaaaaaaataagatgTCCCCCAATTGCACCAAATGCCACTACTGCTTTCCTGGATTATTCCAGCGACCTCTAGGGGGCATTGCCATCCACTTTGGAAAATGCAAAGAGAGGACCCCCCAACCATGTCGAATGAGCTACCAGATGTCTCATTGTccactgtttttgttttgattCTTGTTTTATATACCAGGCAACACTCCTCTAACTGATTTGACATCCAGGTCATAAGCTCAGAGTAATGATTTAAACTGAATAATTTCTTTTAAAACCTTGTCACTCTACTCAGCTCTACTTGCTTAATGAAATGCTTTCCCGTTTAATTAATTGATCCACTTTAGTGTAGTGGCCCTGATATATCAAAAATGTGTGAGGGATTTTTCCCTACAGTAACCAATGACAGCGCAACTTTCATTTCACTAGAGCCAGTTACCgtaggaaagctgagctgtgattggttgtaatAGGTAAAATCTCTCTAGTTTTTCCAACATTTTGATTAAATCAGGGCCCAAATGTTTCCAATtgtttgagagaaaaaaaaagttagggtCTGTTTTGTAGTTACAATATGCTAATATTGCTGTCATTTTTACTATAGAATTGCTGCCAGAGACAGACACCAAAACCACCTGTTTATTGGTATCTGAAGAATTGaacaaggaaaactgtcatccagATAACCAGTCAAACTTTGGCTGTAAAGTGGCTACTCCTGATGAAGTTGAAGAAGGGGAGATTTTAAGTGAAGATGAGCAAATATGTAAGCAATCAGTCCAGCCTACAAGTATTCCTAGCCAACTGGTTTCTGACCAAGTGACAAGTGTGACTAAAAGCCCGTCTGGAAAGGATGATGAACTACTGCCTTTGTCCAAACCTGACACACAAATTTTGCCAACAGAAAAATCTGtgagtaaaaaatctaaaattgacACACAACCAAAGGCATCAGCATGTCCAACTAGTAAAGGACGAAAGCTTAGTGCAGACTCCTGCCTTGATGGGATTTTAAAAATAGTTATCCCATCAAATGTACAGGACATTCTACAGATGTTGCGAATAATAAGAAAACATATAAGAAAGAAATACATGAAATTTAAGATTCAGTTTTCGCTTACCCAGTTCCATCGGGTACTAGAAGTAGCGGCATTATGTTTTATTACACTGATAAGAAGTCTAGACTGGAATACCTTATGTTCATCACCAGAAAGATTGCAGAAAAAACTTTGTAGGCACATTGAAACCAGattgaaaaagttaaaaaagaatgGAATTGTAGACAGGATTTTTGAACAACACCTCATTGATATGAAAAAAAGACTTTGGAAATTTGTGGAGGAGCAACTTGATTCTTTGTTTGACATCCTTAAAGCAGTGATGATGAAACTTTGTGACAAGATTGAAGGAGAAAAAAATACAGTAGCTTGTATCAGTACTCAGAAATCTGATCCTGTGAAACATTCTCAAAATGATAAAAGCAAATGTAAGGATAAAGAACGTTCGCCTTCAAAGCCAATCTCCTGTTTAAGACGGCTTGCGTTCCAAAGTGAAACAAGAAAATCAAAAATGAAGCCTCAAAATGACAATAAGGCTATGCAAAAACAACTTGTAAAAGAGATAACAGGAATTGGTTTGAACTCTAAGAATGTGGACATCCCTTCTAGCAATTTCAATCCAACGCCAAAGCAACCTCATCTATCACCTGTGAAGACTTCTATGTCTAATGAACAATGTTCCAAAAGTCAACAAAACTCTTCAGGCTTATCCTTTAATTTGGTAAGTGATGATCACATGGGAGACATTTTTAAGAGCTTACTTCACAATCCTGATAACTTGTCACTTAACATGCCAGAAAGCATATGGCTATTAGGAACTCCAGAAAAAACTGTTTCTTTTAGTCAGAAATTTGATGGTGTGGATTCCCTGTCTGACAATAAAACCCCATCCAAAGCGTCTTTTCCCTGGTTCTCAGTCTCTCCTCCACATGTGCAAACTTTCCCTTGTATTGAGACTGTCCTAAACCCTGATGTCTTTGATGAAAGCTGTTTGTTAGAGATTCCTACCAGTGCCTCTTCCAGCAAGTCCTTAAGTGGCTCTGATGATCGCCTCAAATCATTTTCTTCAATTCTTATGGAAGATCTGGCTGTGTCTTTGACGGTTCCTTCCCCTTTGAAATCAGATTCTCATCTTAGTTTCCTTAGGCCAGTTTGTGATGCAGAGTCTATATCAGAAGTTGATGTAAAGTGTTGTGAGGGGTCAGTATTGGATGAAGAAGATGCAACAGAACAAGACATCCATCTAACTTTGGATTCTGATAACTCAAGCATTGGATCTTTAGAAGATACTGGGGAAGCAGGTAGCTTTCAGTACCATCCAAGTGAACCCATGCAGGCAGTTATAATGGAAAAATCGAATGACCACTTTATTGTTAAAATAAGGCGTGCTGTGTCTTCTAGCTCTCCAGTTTCTGACTGCTCACCAGAAGGGACTGGTAATGCTGCCTCAAAATCTGTAAACGCAGAGGAAGGTAGAAAACTCAATCTAGATTCAAGTCTGGACACACAATCAGAAGCACAGAATATCTGCATACTGCTCCATCCAGATCACAAAGATTTAACAAGTTTTACAGAGAGTTTGGTGATTAATAGCAAGAGTCCCGAGGAGGCCCAACTCACAGTCCAAGAAAACAAATCTGTATTTAAGTTACCTCCTAGTAGAGAAATCCCAGCTGAATTGAAATTACCTGCTGACATTGTAGAACATGCTCATGTAGACTGTGAACAAAATGTAACACATTATATCGAAGAAACATGCAGCCCAGTTCCTGCTGCTGACATATTACCAATGAAAACCTTTGATGTCAATACTGTAAACCTAAATTCAAAGAAAAGGAAATCAGTAGAGGAGAAACCATTAGCCAAACGTAAAAAAATATCTCCTGATAAGGATAAAGGTACAAAGTATAATAAAACTGAACACTTACAACTAGAGAATCCcaacaaaaagaaacacaaaagaaCTGTTAGCGATGGGGCTATAGACTTTCATTCCTCCAGAGTGTCTCCAACTAGTTTGTCTGCAAAGAACGTCATAAAAAAGAAAGGAGAAGTTGTTGTTTCTTGGACCAGGTAAATGTTCCTTGCCAGATCTGTGGGTTTCTTTTTGTTTATTCAAAACTTGAATTTTGTATAAGCTTATCGATCAGAAATGCAATATGACTTCTCTTTTTATGCTGCACAATTTAGTTAACTTACAAGTACATTGCGGTCTGTGCATGCTCACAATTGTTCTTTAACACCTTAACAACCACGAACATATATCTACGTCCGTGGCCAGCTCCCAATCTGTGAAGTGCGCTTCATATCTgcggggtcctggttgctatcagcaaccgggactCTCTGcgaataccggacatcgccgataggGCTGAtgtatggtattaaccctttagatgccacaatcaaagttgatcacggtgtCCAAAACGGGAGAAATAAATACCGTCTAGCTCAGTTGAGCTGTTTGGGACCGATGTGgcgaaattttttaatttttttttttttttttttttttttttttttaagctcaactggctccagaaagttaaacagatttgtaaatgacttctattataaaatcttaatccttccaataattatcaaaaGTTGTTGAAGTtgcattgttcttttctgtccaagtgctctctgatgacacgtgtctcgggagctgtccagcatagaagcaaattcccatagcaaacctattctgctctgtgcagttcctatggggatttgctaatactctggacagctcccaaaacacgtgtcattagagagcacttagaaaagaacaattcaacttcagcagctcataagtactgaaagaattaagactttttaatagaagtaatttacaaatctttctggcgccagttgagatagatagatggatagatagatatctgttttttttcctggataacccctttaaattcccctatgggggctataacattgcaaaaaaagtgtagaaaaaaaaaaaaaagttaataatgtcatttaacaccttccctaataaaacgctgaattccccccccccccccacttcccataaaaaaaaaaaaaaaaaagtggtatcgccgcgtgtgtaaatgtccgaactataaaaatatatagttaaacccagggctgtggagtcggtagataaatgttccggctccggagttttctgtacttccaactccGACACAGACTCCctgactccgactcctctgtattaatatgcgaatgtattttatacattccttgaaggaaagaaaggtaacatacatgtcattaccacaggagtaCTGGGTGgaaagccaacagtctactgtattgaacagtttatgtgctgatctgctgctgaagatagggcagtgggaggatcaatgaaggggcatttattataaaacatgatttccctagtagaatcccatagtcatgtttaaaggggtactccgcccctagacatcttatccctggggtcccactgctggctacccccgggatcgccgctgcggcaccgcgctttcattactgcgcagagcgagttcgggggacggatacagagcgatacagtggacggagcagcgtaatgtcatagctccgcccctcgtgacatcacggcccgcccccttaatgcaagtctatggcaggggtcgtgaagaccgccacgccccctcccatagacttgtattgagggggctggccgtgacatcacgaggggcagagccatgacgtaacggtgctccaacccctgtatcgcccgtcattacgcacagagcgaactcgctctgtgcagtaatgagagcgcggtgccgcagcggcaatcccgggggtcccgggacatttaagcttgctttttttttttttttttttttattccaatctaaatttagtaggagtctgggtcggtgcattgtttgccgactccgactccaggtacccaaaatttcgtccaactcctcgactccgactccacagccctggttaaaccgcacggtccatggcatacgcgcaaaaaaaaattccaaagtccaaaatagcatatttttggtcactttataccataaaaatgttttataaagagcgatcaaaaagtcagatcaaaacaaaaatgttaccaataaaaacttcacatcacggcacaaaatatgagccctcaaaccgccccgtacgtggaaaaattaagttatagaggtcagaataggacaattttaaatgtttgttttcctgcatgtagttaggattttttttcagaagtaatacaaatccaaacctatataagtagtagggctgcagctaactatTCTTAATAATCTATAAATTATCAATTTTTTCGATTAATCGGAAAAAGTTTCAAAATTCCTAAAAAAGgagttcagctgattctacttgaaaaatgatgtacaatggccatattaagagtttctaggatgtgatgtgaccaaacagcagcaaattataattttttatttttacgtttatgccgggTGCCGTACAGGATCATCATctatgatcctgtacagaaagcAGTGTAAAtttgggtaactgtctgaactattaaaataaaatgttagatTCATAATATTTCAATAGTTTAGACAATTAGCCATGCGGCAGCATCagatatgtgtaaaaaaaataaaaataaaaaaaatatatattttatatatatattttatatatattttatatatatattttatatatattttatatatatatatatttttttttgtatagcaataggaaaagggggagctaatATTTATTGGGAGAGCAGTTACggtaattaactttttttttattttttttttaactttactcttttatatagcactcctatacacatgggggtatgtgcagactttAGAGCATTGCACCtgacccatgtctgtagtacagactctgtagtacTACAAATACTAAGGTgcaaatgctctgcacacaccCCCATGTtaatagcagtgtatatgtaataCATACACACCGCtatacccatgggggtatgtacagagcattgcacccttgtgtctgtagtacagactaggatgcaatgctctgcacagacTACCatttgtatagcagtgtgtatgtagtatacacacacacacacacactgctatacacacacGGGGGTATGTGTAGAGCATGGCATCCTAGTGTCAGTACTGGAGGTGGCGGCGGACGGCGGCAGAAAATGGAGGGTCACTGATCCTCATGGGCTTAGTGGGGGAAATATAGGTAAAATGGCAGCAGGGGAGGAGACAGTTAGGAGGAGCATCAGCCCCCTAACTGGTAACACTGATCGGAGGGTTGAGCGGAGAGCCTCAGCCTCCTGACCGCGGACAATGAATTGGGCAATTATTCAATAACAGGATTTCTCAACAACTAAGCCAGTTATTGAATTTAatcaatttttgggtaaaatgactgatgtcattacaaagtagaattgttggcgcaaaaaaataagccatcgtggatttttaggtgcagaattgaaagggttatgatttttataaggtaaggaggaaaaaacaaaagtgtaaaaacagaaaaacggtcggtccttaagggtttaataaaaaaaaaaaatgaatggatTGGCATCGGCAATCAAACAACCTACATATACACAGATAAGGCTCTGCTAATTTAGAACATATTTCCAAGGGAACTCCAAATCCTCTATATTTTAACTAACCAGGGCTATTTAATCATTTTACTCAGACTTCCAATGCAGGTATCCTAGGTTCTTTGTGTACTATAGAACACCACAGGAAATAACAGAATGGCTGCATGTTACTGGGCTGCACAGTAGAAGTTGCCTAAGGGATGTTTATGTTGCTTTTCACAGACTGGTACTCATCAGCTTTCTGCATGTGCTCTGCTCATGAATATTGAGCTGTCATCTACCTTCTAGATAATTCTCCCTGATTTCTGGTCAGTCAGTGGGCCgtgtattattaaccccttaaggacccatttgggccttatggactccgacaattttattttaatgttttagtttttttccctcctcgccttcaagaaatcataactttttttttatattttcatccacaggctagtatgaggacttgttttttgcgtgaccagttgtcctttgtaatgccatcactcactttaccataaaaagaagggatgtggaaatcctgacgcccaggacaagtagttttgggcgccgggcacgTGATTtattttatagatttagccctgtatcggtcaagcagggacagacagacttctcccttatttttctttaatgccggtgtgaggtgcaggagcctatgcaagtctgcacctcacaccggcgctcagggtgtatggaggggcagtggcggccctcagctgatttcagtagccgggggccgctgctcagagaacCCCAGCCGGTGTGAAGGGATCTCAGGAGCGAGGGCAGAACCCGAggtcgcacgtctgcaggagattattaag
Protein-coding sequences here:
- the CASP8AP2 gene encoding CASP8-associated protein 2 isoform X2, translated to MDRHKMSINKENFDEDMMDFQDLYASPAKSDASSVDIYDGLDMVTLPEQAAEKSSPSRNCLDLYEEILTEEGTAKEASFNDLSAEYEKCQRQMKQLIAKLKEMQSMNSSLQNENQCLKKNISALIKTARVEITRKEEEINQLNQRLGAPGRNHSFIPNPLPLLSINKSKSNTDDLSKNRRNTERVPKKDMNLQSKDINRYSKNLCDKEKTCMENSQTCTSTNLIAKKCKESTVHCLQAQVLEPLCLELNKNKKEKVLESQNKDTERNRTKEKSKSNFANLVNSDVKEKACQSLVKCGKNESSQENRNSQSEVGRETENRKYHSGSNKEKTQLKELDYSKEKQVKKYDTSPHRRESRTYGKEKNAESMHRTAEKNEEPRRSKRTHFSTPKDDGSHKLLELSDAKKSTDSGRREKRSSEYSESKHGNKESKPSKSENSTRNKPTHEHKTERSDCDRREKKRSRDEQDRSRHDRKDKEQPGKEKDIIKSSSKEKGLHSKESDKSKKSEKTKEVVGNQKDFKLSFMETLNLTLSPAKKTSDDTLVLSHASSMKGKVEGNVAEGSSQLCVIENNTDTLHPLNTDLRHSEFASVDDVTTKALTIEDSRLVSHPEPVADTTVGLNEEPPKSSVDESSELLTKLTVENKQVVCTDLDKVSLEELDTHSLADGSDFIDLDSFIEIDRCSGSPTSETPNVSITAEPIQDDGRITEQSEDADNKAIPLKSNVTEIPKELLPETDTKTTCLLVSEELNKENCHPDNQSNFGCKVATPDEVEEGEILSEDEQICKQSVQPTSIPSQLVSDQVTSVTKSPSGKDDELLPLSKPDTQILPTEKSVSKKSKIDTQPKASACPTSKGRKLSADSCLDGILKIVIPSNVQDILQMLRIIRKHIRKKYMKFKIQFSLTQFHRVLEVAALCFITLIRSLDWNTLCSSPERLQKKLCRHIETRLKKLKKNGIVDRIFEQHLIDMKKRLWKFVEEQLDSLFDILKAVMMKLCDKIEGEKNTVACISTQKSDPVKHSQNDKSKCKDKERSPSKPISCLRRLAFQSETRKSKMKPQNDNKAMQKQLVKEITGIGLNSKNVDIPSSNFNPTPKQPHLSPVKTSMSNEQCSKSQQNSSGLSFNLVSDDHMGDIFKSLLHNPDNLSLNMPESIWLLGTPEKTVSFSQKFDGVDSLSDNKTPSKASFPWFSVSPPHVQTFPCIETVLNPDVFDESCLLEIPTSASSSKSLSGSDDRLKSFSSILMEDLAVSLTVPSPLKSDSHLSFLRPVCDAESISEVDVKCCEGSVLDEEDATEQDIHLTLDSDNSSIGSLEDTGEAGSFQYHPSEPMQAVIMEKSNDHFIVKIRRAVSSSSPVSDCSPEGTGNAASKSVNAEEGRKLNLDSSLDTQSEAQNICILLHPDHKDLTSFTESLVINSKSPEEAQLTVQENKSVFKLPPSREIPAELKLPADIVEHAHVDCEQNVTHYIEETCSPVPAADILPMKTFDVNTVNLNSKKRKSVEEKPLAKRKKISPDKDKGTKYNKTEHLQLENPNKKKHKRTVSDGAIDFHSSRVSPTSLSAKNVIKKKGEVVVSWTRDEDRAILMECQKLGPSKKTFLFLSSSMNKYPHQVEERFRQLMKLFKKSRNSSS